In one Zonotrichia albicollis isolate bZonAlb1 chromosome 14, bZonAlb1.hap1, whole genome shotgun sequence genomic region, the following are encoded:
- the LOC141730878 gene encoding 40-kDa huntingtin-associated protein-like, producing the protein MLSAAGGSGPGGAGGSGPGLGGDGDFLSRYRLVSAKLRRRFLRKPNVAEAAEQFAALARELRAQESLPYAAWCQLAVARCAQSLFHGPAEAAALAEAARLFLRQERDLRQRLGLRGGFGEHVAAAQSCGAFAARLHLERGQPALAAGPCLELAAALRDTGQPARAAAPLQRAAELLTAARLPLQALRCLAERASCLLLARDYAGALAALTRAQALAGAGLGGAAGAGAAPGGAFLDVLARCEVSRVLLLLLLQPPPAKLLPEHARTLEQYCWEAPDGGAGTGSGSGSGGGLPPAASYLPAELFLLLQSAVLACQEKDAEALKALQAELWPLLSAEQNHLLHLVLQEMLSPAGQGL; encoded by the coding sequence ATGCTGTCGGCGGCCGGCGGCTCCGgccccggcggggcgggcggctcCGGGCCGGGGCTCGGCGGCGACGGCGATTTCCTGTCGCGGTACCGCCTGGTGTCGGCCAAGCTGCGGCGGCGGTTCCTGCGGAAGCCGAACGTGGCGGAGGCGGCGGAGCAGTTCGCGGCGCTGGCGCGGGAGCTGCGCGCCCAGGAGAGCCTGCCGTACGCCGCCTGGTGCCAGCTGGCCGTGGCGCGCTGCGCCCAGAGCCTGTTCCACGGCCCCGCCGAGGCGGCCGCGCTGGCCGAGGCCGCGCGGCTCTtcctgcgccaggagcgggacCTGCGGCAGCGCCTGGGCTTGCGCGGCGGCTTCGGGGAGCACGTGGCGGCGGCGCAGAGCTGCGGGGCCTTCGCCGCCCGCCTGCACCTGGAGCGGGGGCAGCCCGCGCTGGCGGCCGGGCCGTGCCTGGAGCTGGCGGCGGCGCTCCGCGACACGGGACAGCCCGCCCGCGCCGCCGCGCCCCTGCAGCGGGCGGCCGAGCTGCTGACGgcggcgcggctgccgctgcaaGCCCTGCGCTGCCTGGCCGAGCGCgcatcctgcctgctgctggcccgCGACTACGCCGGGGCGCTGGCCGCGCTGACGCGGGCGCAGGCGctggccggggccgggctgggcggtgcggccggggccggggccgcgcccGGCGGAGCTTTCCTGGACGTGCTGGCGCGCTGCGAGGTGTCgcgggtgctgctgctgctcctgctgcagccgcCGCCCGCCAAGCTGCTGCCCGAGCACGCCCGCACGCTGGAGCAGTACTGCTGGGAGGCGCCCGACGGCGGAGCGGGCACCGGGAGCGGCTCCGGGAGCGGCGGGGGGCTGCCGCCGGCCGCCAGCTACCTGCCggcagagctgttcctgctGTTGCAGTCGGCGGTGCTGGCGTGCCAGGAGAAGGACGCGGAGGCGCTGAAGGCGCTGCAGGCCGAGCTGTGGCCGCTGCTGAGCGCCGAGCAGAACCATCTGCTGCacctggtgctgcaggagatgctgagcCCCGCCGGACAGGGactctga
- the DKC1 gene encoding H/ACA ribonucleoprotein complex subunit DKC1 — translation MADGDGSSVKKRRKKEKRALTDDDVADIQHTEDFLIKPESRVAQLDTSQWPLLLKNFDKLNVRTAHYTPLPSGANPLKREISDYVRSGFINLDKPSNPSSHEVVAWIRRILRVEKTGHSGTLDPKVTGCLIVCIERATRLVKSQQSAGKEYVGIVRLHNAIESEAQLARAIETLTGALFQRPPLIAAVKRQLRVRTIYESKLVEYDPERRLGIFWVSCEAGTYIRTLCVHLGLLLGVGGQMQELRRVRSGILGETDNMVTMHDVLDAQWQYDNNKDDSYLRRVILPLEKLLTSHKRLVMKDSAVNAICYGAKIMLPGVLRYEDGIELNQEIVVITTKGEAICLAIALMTTAVISTCDHGVVAKIKRVIMERDTYPRKWGLGPKASQKKMMIQKGLLDKHGKPNESTPESWKMEYVDYRDASRKEAAADHQAVSEVDRAAKRKRDSESENEEAVTPPSPATPPPEELSKKEKKKRKKEKKAQEAAESGGEQIERTSESSSKKKKKKKHKEVEESSD, via the exons ATGGCGGACGGGGACG GTTCCAGCGTGAAGAAGCGGCGGAAGAAGGAGAAGCGGGCGCTCACCGATGATGATGTAGCG GACATCCAGCACACCGAGGACTTTCTGATCAAGCCCGAGTCGCGGGTGGCCCAGCTGGACACGTCGCAGTGGCCCCTGCTGCTGAAG AACTTCGACAAGTTAAATGTGAGGACAGCACACTACACACCTCTTCCTTCCGGTGCTAATCCCCTGAAGAGAGAGATTTCTGACTATGTTAG GTCTGGCTTTATTAACCTGGACAAGCCCTCTAACCCATCCTCTCACGAGGTGGTGGCGTGGATCCGGCGCATCTTGCGCGTGGAGAAGACGGGGCACAGTGGCACCCTGGACCCCAAGGTGACAGGGTGCCTCATCGTGTGCATCGAGAGGGCCACAAGGCTGGTCAAATCCCAGCAGAGTGCAG GCAAAGAGTATGTGGGAATTGTTCGGCTGCACAATGCCATTGAGAGTGAGGCTCAGCTGGCCAGG GCCATAGAAACCCTGACAGGTGCCCTGTTCCAGCGGCCACCCCTCATTGCTGCTGTCAAGCGACAGCTGAGAGTCAGAACCATCTACGAGAGCAAGCTGGTGGAGTATGATCCTGAGAGAAGATTAG GTATCTTCTGGGTGAGCTGTGAAGCAGGCACGTACATCAGAACCCTCTGTGtgcacctggggctgctgctgggcgtgGGGGGCCAGATGCAGGAGCTGCGCAGAGTCCGCTCGGGCATCCTGGGAGAGACG GACAACATGGTGACCATGCATGATGTGCTGGATGCCCAGTGGCAGTACGACAACAACAAGGACGACAGCTACCTGAGGAGGGTCATCCTGCCCCTGGAGAAACTGCTGACCTCACACAAGAGGCTCGTCATGAAAGACAGTGCA GTTAATGCCATTTGCTATGGAGCCAAGATCATGCTGCCTGGTGTTCTGAGGTATGAGGATGGGATTGAGCTTAATCAGGAGATTGTTGTCATCACCACAAAAGGAGAAGCCATCTGCCTAG CCATTGCCCTGATGACCACAGCTGTCATTTCCACATGTGACCACGGCGTGGTGGCAAAGATCAAGAGAGTGATCATGGAGAGAGACACCTACCCCAGGAAATGGGGGCTGGGCCCCAAG GCCAGTCAGAAGAAGATGATGATCCAGAAGGGTCTGCTGGACAAGCATGGAAAGCCCAATGAGAGCACACCAGAGTCCTGGAAGATGGAATATGTGGATTACAG GGATGCTTCCAGGAAAGAAGCAGCTGCTGATCACCAGGCTGTTTCAGAGGTGGACAGGGCTGCAAAA agaaagagagactCCGAGAGTGAAAACGAGGAAGCTGTGAcccctccatcccctgccacCCCACCACCAGAGGAGCtgagcaaaaaggaaaagaaaaaaaggaagaaagagaagaaagcccaagaggcagctgagagtggAGGAGAACAAATTGAGAGG ACcagtgagagcagcagcaagaagaaaaagaagaagaaacacAAGGAGGTAGAAGAGAGCTCGGACTAA